One genomic segment of Hordeum vulgare subsp. vulgare chromosome 2H, MorexV3_pseudomolecules_assembly, whole genome shotgun sequence includes these proteins:
- the LOC123427264 gene encoding aquaporin PIP2-5, with translation MAKDIEAAPPGGEYGAKDYSDPPPAPLFDAEELTKWSLYRAVIAEFVATLLFLYITVATVIGYKHQADPAGPNAADAACSGVGILGIAWAFGGMIFVLVYCTAGVSGGHINPAVTFGLFLARKVSLVRAVLYIIAQCLGAICGVGLVKGFQSAFYVRYGGGANELSAGYSKGTGLAAEIIGTFVLVYTVFSATDPKRSARDSHVPVLAPLPIGFAVFMVHLATIPITGTGINPARSFGAAVIYNNEKAWDDHWIFWVGPFIGAAIAVAYHQYVLRASATKLGSSASFGRS, from the exons ATGGCCAAGGACATCGAGGCGGCGCCCCCAGGCGGCGAGTACGGGGCCAAGGACTACTCCGACCCGCCGCCGGCGCCGCTCTTCGACGCGGAGGAGCTGACCAAGTGGTCCCTGTACCGCGCGGTGATCGCCGAGTTCGTGGCCACGCTGCTCTTCCTCTACATCACCGTGGCCACCGTCATTGGGTACAAGCACCAGGCGGACCCCGCCGGCCCCAATGCTGCCGACGCGGCGTGCAGCGGCGTCGGCATCCTCGGCATCGCCTGGGCGTTCGGCGGCATGATCTTCGTCCTCGTCTACTGCACCGCCGGTGTCTCGGGTGGCCACATCAACCCGGCGGTGACGTTCGGGCTGTTCCTGGCGCGCAAGGTTTCGCTGGTGCGCGCGGTGCTCTACATCATCGCGCAGTGCCTGGGCGCCATCTGTGGCGTGGGGCTCGTCAAGGGGTTCCAGAGCGCCTTCTACGTGCGCTACGGCGGCGGCGCCAACGAGCTCAGCGCCGGCTACTCCAAGGGCACCGGGCTCGCCGCCGAGATCATCGGCACCTTCGTGCTCGTCTACACCGTCTTCTCCGCCACCGACCCCAAGCGCAGCGCCCGTGACTCCCACGTCCCA GTGCTGGCTCCTTTGCCAATCGGCTTCGCGGTGTTCATGGTGCACCTGGCCACTATCCCAATCACCGGCACCGGCATCAACCCGGCAAGGAGCTTCGGAGCTGCCGTGATCTACAACAACGAGAAGGCCTGGGATGACCAC TGGATCTTCTGGGTGGGGCCATTCATCGGAGCCGCCATTGCCGTCGCCTACCACCAGTACGTCTTGAGGGCGAGTGCCACCAAGCTTGGCTCGTCTGCCTCCTTCGGTAGGAGCTAG